A DNA window from Niabella yanshanensis contains the following coding sequences:
- a CDS encoding peptidylprolyl isomerase: protein MSVIQKIQDKYGKVMAVIIALALVVFVIMLAFENGGSLFRGDSTTIGTINGETIDFARFNAQVEQQSQMMQQRGMGASGEMLSQQANESAWNTEIARVLLSQEAAKAGIEIGKKELNDLLFGANPPQELKQAFTDPQTGVYNPAMAQQQINQVKTKGTAEQKAQLNAFLDQMIFQRLAQKYDGLLTNSINYPKWMIEKENAQSSLISKVSFVREPYTSISDSAVKVSDGDIQSYIDKHKKDFKQLESRSISYVAFNAQPNGADSLQARENILALKPAFDSAKNMKDYLMTQGVNNYYDGFISGNRIQVPMKDSIFKVGVGNIYGPYLDGGNYTLAKIVATRSIPDTVKIRHILIGTSQQDPQSGQQIPIRDTATARKLVDSVALAIRNGANFDSLVVKFSNDPGSVNTGGVYENVPSGEMVPAFNDFIFGNPVGSKGVVKTDFGYHYIEILSQKGSATGYKIAYINKPIEASEETDRVANEAATKFAAEATNQKSFDAAAAKLQKEKGIFKSVAQDLPPTGSSIQGLGASRALVKAIYNADLGDVVSERVGDFYAVALVTEINKEGTMSPAKARMMVEPLLVNQKKAEIITNKIGKVTTLEAAATALKKTVEVADSLRFAGQPSMTLGFEPKVIGASFNKANVGKVISEPIAGTQGVYVVRVDNLSNTPVQAANVDEARKMRFMQAKQQAQFQSLQALREDATIKDFRSKFY from the coding sequence ATGTCGGTTATTCAAAAAATCCAGGACAAATACGGCAAAGTTATGGCCGTAATTATTGCTTTGGCATTGGTGGTGTTTGTAATAATGCTTGCTTTTGAGAACGGAGGCAGCCTTTTTAGAGGTGACTCAACTACCATCGGTACAATAAATGGCGAAACAATAGATTTTGCCCGGTTTAACGCACAAGTGGAACAGCAGTCCCAAATGATGCAACAGAGAGGTATGGGCGCCAGCGGCGAAATGCTTTCTCAACAGGCTAACGAGAGCGCGTGGAACACGGAAATTGCCAGGGTGTTATTATCCCAGGAAGCGGCAAAAGCGGGTATCGAAATTGGTAAAAAAGAACTGAACGATCTGTTATTTGGTGCTAATCCTCCACAGGAGTTAAAACAGGCGTTTACAGACCCTCAGACCGGCGTATATAATCCTGCTATGGCCCAGCAACAGATTAACCAGGTTAAAACAAAAGGTACTGCAGAGCAAAAAGCCCAGTTGAACGCCTTTTTAGACCAGATGATATTTCAACGCCTGGCGCAAAAATATGATGGCCTGTTAACCAACAGCATCAACTATCCTAAATGGATGATTGAAAAAGAAAATGCGCAAAGCAGCCTGATCTCCAAGGTTTCTTTTGTAAGAGAGCCTTATACCAGCATTTCTGACTCTGCCGTAAAAGTTTCCGATGGCGATATTCAAAGCTATATCGACAAACATAAAAAAGACTTTAAGCAGTTGGAGAGTCGCAGCATTTCTTATGTTGCCTTTAATGCGCAGCCTAATGGTGCAGACAGCTTACAGGCAAGAGAAAATATCCTGGCCTTAAAGCCTGCTTTTGACAGTGCCAAAAACATGAAAGACTACCTGATGACTCAGGGCGTTAATAATTATTATGATGGTTTCATCAGCGGTAACCGTATCCAGGTACCCATGAAGGATTCCATCTTTAAAGTAGGTGTTGGTAACATTTACGGCCCTTACCTGGATGGCGGAAACTATACACTGGCTAAAATTGTAGCTACCAGGTCTATTCCTGACACGGTAAAGATCAGGCATATATTGATCGGCACTTCTCAACAGGATCCTCAGAGTGGTCAGCAAATTCCAATCAGGGATACTGCTACTGCCAGGAAGCTGGTGGACAGTGTAGCCCTGGCTATTCGCAATGGAGCTAATTTTGATTCTTTGGTAGTTAAGTTTTCTAACGACCCGGGAAGTGTAAATACCGGCGGCGTGTATGAAAATGTTCCTTCGGGCGAAATGGTACCGGCATTCAACGATTTCATTTTTGGAAACCCTGTAGGTTCAAAAGGGGTAGTTAAAACAGACTTTGGATACCATTATATAGAAATTCTTTCTCAAAAAGGTAGCGCAACAGGGTACAAAATAGCGTACATCAACAAACCCATTGAAGCCAGCGAAGAAACAGATCGCGTAGCAAATGAAGCGGCAACAAAATTTGCAGCTGAAGCCACCAATCAAAAATCTTTCGACGCGGCAGCAGCTAAACTGCAAAAAGAAAAAGGCATCTTTAAATCAGTAGCGCAGGATTTACCACCAACCGGTTCCAGTATCCAGGGCCTGGGAGCTTCCCGCGCTTTGGTAAAAGCTATTTATAATGCTGACCTGGGCGATGTGGTTTCTGAGCGTGTGGGTGATTTTTACGCGGTAGCTTTGGTAACCGAGATCAATAAAGAAGGCACGATGAGCCCTGCAAAAGCAAGAATGATGGTAGAGCCATTATTGGTGAACCAAAAGAAAGCCGAGATCATTACTAATAAAATAGGAAAAGTAACCACTTTGGAAGCTGCAGCAACTGCTTTGAAAAAAACTGTTGAAGTAGCAGACAGCCTTCGTTTTGCCGGACAGCCTTCGATGACTTTAGGGTTCGAGCCAAAAGTAATCGGTGCTTCTTTCAACAAAGCGAATGTAGGTAAAGTGATCAGCGAACCAATAGCAGGTACGCAGGGTGTGTATGTAGTAAGAGTTGATAACCTGAGCAACACTCCTGTTCAGGCGGCTAATGTGGATGAAGCAAGAAAAATGCGTTTTATGCAGGCTAAACAACAGGCCCAGTTCCAGTCGCTGCAGGCATTAAGAGAAGACGCTACCATTAAAGACTTCCGCAGTAAGTTTTATTAA
- a CDS encoding ATP-binding cassette domain-containing protein, giving the protein MRKQELRVAETLGFLESNDINLGFRRLLDCVADTQDMELYQQAIALTDWKEQHPQEQAAFIEKAKELLHQTGAISLQEWDVDRPVVVADDIRKQYRAGGFSLGPISVSIKKGQVYGLVGENGNGKTTLLRLLAKELHPDGGTLQYDFGTTVEDEFELRAKLVYIPQRTKKWYGSLKDNLKLVLSSYHYPPQENEPRVLLMIARLGLWNYKHLKWHQLSSGYKMRFELARTLLRKPELLLLDEPLANLDVLAQQIILEDLKSIANSVNNPIALILSSQQLYEVEKISDKVIYLKNGQYSDNEMLAEKQSNHLIAEIETTASREQLNQAFEGLSPQKIAYNGGVYIVHFDASVKFDEVLSALGRQKTEITYIRNISHSTRQFFVA; this is encoded by the coding sequence ATGAGGAAACAGGAGCTTCGTGTTGCCGAAACGCTGGGTTTTTTGGAGAGTAATGACATTAACCTGGGCTTCAGGCGCTTGCTGGACTGTGTGGCAGATACCCAGGATATGGAATTGTACCAACAGGCCATTGCATTAACCGATTGGAAAGAACAGCACCCACAAGAACAGGCAGCATTTATTGAAAAAGCAAAAGAGCTGTTACACCAAACGGGTGCAATAAGTTTACAGGAGTGGGATGTGGACAGGCCGGTGGTTGTGGCCGATGATATTCGCAAACAATACAGAGCCGGTGGATTCTCGTTAGGTCCGATATCAGTAAGCATAAAGAAGGGACAGGTGTATGGGCTGGTGGGGGAAAATGGAAATGGTAAAACCACTTTATTAAGGCTGTTGGCTAAAGAACTTCATCCCGATGGCGGTACCCTCCAATATGATTTTGGAACCACTGTTGAAGACGAGTTTGAACTTAGAGCCAAACTGGTATATATTCCACAACGCACTAAAAAATGGTATGGCAGCTTAAAAGATAATTTAAAGCTGGTGTTGTCCAGCTATCATTATCCACCCCAGGAGAATGAACCGCGGGTATTGCTAATGATTGCACGCCTGGGTTTGTGGAACTATAAACATTTGAAGTGGCACCAGCTTTCTTCGGGTTATAAAATGCGGTTTGAACTGGCCCGTACCTTACTCAGAAAGCCGGAATTACTTTTGCTGGATGAGCCGCTAGCCAACCTGGATGTGCTGGCACAGCAGATCATTCTCGAAGACCTGAAGTCGATCGCAAACTCAGTTAATAATCCCATTGCATTGATCCTAAGTTCTCAGCAGCTCTATGAAGTTGAAAAAATATCAGACAAAGTGATCTATCTTAAAAACGGGCAATACTCCGACAATGAAATGCTGGCCGAAAAACAGTCGAATCATCTTATTGCAGAAATAGAAACAACCGCCAGCCGCGAACAATTGAACCAGGCATTTGAAGGCCTTTCTCCTCAAAAAATTGCTTATAACGGCGGTGTGTATATTGTTCATTTCGATGCTTCCGTAAAGTTTGACGAAGTGCTTTCGGCTTTGGGCCGGCAAAAAACGGAAATAACTTATATCCGCAATATTTCGCATTCAACGCGCCAGTTCTTTGTAGCATAA
- the feoB gene encoding ferrous iron transport protein B, with amino-acid sequence MLHIALAGNPNSGKTSLFNTLTGLNQKVGNFPGVTVDKKTGTTSLSHGTAEVIDLPGTYSLYPRRLDEEVAYKVLLNQDAHVVADVIVAVADASSLKRNLLFCTQIIDLKRPVVVALTMMDIARKKGIQIDVHEMERELGVPVVAVNPRKNKGIAELKKAIELVSGNLYKPAARNFIDVTALAPGAIKQTQQAVPHVGDYEAVHYLINHETFALPDDVQEKIEQAEVDNQFNPARTQAEEILQRYTRINHILSQAVTFPDPQKRSRITERLDNVFLHPFWGYAILLTVLFLLFQCVFLLASYPMDWIDGGTAAFSGWLGDILPENHFTDLLINGLVAGLGGIVIFIPQIMILFGLITLLEDTGYMARISFLTDRVMRTVGLNGKSVMPMISGFACAVPAIMSARNIENRKERLLTILVTPLMSCSARLPVYIILTAIVIPKTYVAGFISVQGLVMMGLYLIGVVFAMAVSWVAKWFIKIKEKSFFILELPVYRAPRWKNAVQTMIEKAKIFVLQAGKIILIISLVLWFLSSFGPSGRMEQAQAQYEQQLAQPNADTALIEEQYGTAKLENSYAGIMGKAIEPAIRPLGYDWKIGIALITSFAAREVFVGTMATLYSVEDDGEENLALQEKMQRATFSDGSKVFTLATGVSLMLFYVFAMQCMSTLAIVKRETRSWKWPMIQLGYMTFLAYIVSLVAYQLLK; translated from the coding sequence ATGTTACATATTGCATTAGCAGGAAATCCTAATAGCGGAAAGACCTCTTTATTTAATACGCTTACCGGATTAAATCAAAAAGTTGGAAACTTCCCCGGGGTTACTGTTGATAAAAAAACAGGCACTACTTCATTAAGCCATGGTACCGCAGAGGTGATTGATTTGCCGGGAACTTATAGCTTATATCCCCGCCGGTTGGATGAAGAAGTAGCTTACAAAGTTTTATTAAACCAGGATGCGCATGTGGTGGCTGATGTTATTGTAGCCGTAGCTGATGCAAGCAGCCTGAAGCGTAACCTGCTTTTTTGCACACAGATCATAGACCTGAAACGTCCTGTAGTAGTTGCCCTTACCATGATGGATATTGCACGGAAAAAGGGCATTCAGATAGACGTTCACGAAATGGAGCGGGAGCTTGGTGTACCAGTGGTAGCGGTAAACCCGAGGAAGAACAAAGGCATAGCAGAATTAAAAAAGGCTATAGAGCTGGTATCCGGTAACTTGTATAAACCCGCCGCCCGGAACTTTATTGATGTAACGGCTTTAGCACCGGGGGCAATAAAACAGACGCAACAGGCCGTTCCTCATGTAGGAGACTATGAAGCCGTTCATTACCTGATTAATCACGAAACTTTTGCCCTGCCAGATGATGTACAGGAGAAAATAGAGCAGGCTGAAGTTGACAACCAGTTTAACCCGGCCCGTACGCAAGCCGAAGAAATTTTACAGCGCTATACACGCATCAATCATATTCTCAGCCAGGCTGTAACTTTTCCTGATCCCCAGAAAAGATCCAGAATAACAGAAAGACTTGACAATGTTTTCCTGCACCCTTTTTGGGGCTACGCCATTTTGCTAACGGTACTGTTCCTGTTGTTTCAATGTGTTTTCCTGCTGGCTTCTTACCCAATGGATTGGATAGATGGGGGAACCGCAGCATTCAGCGGCTGGCTGGGCGATATACTACCTGAAAATCATTTTACAGACCTCCTTATTAACGGGCTGGTTGCCGGACTGGGCGGTATCGTTATTTTCATTCCGCAGATCATGATCCTGTTTGGATTGATTACCCTTTTGGAAGATACCGGCTACATGGCACGCATTAGTTTTTTAACCGACCGGGTAATGCGTACCGTTGGGCTGAACGGTAAAAGCGTTATGCCGATGATCAGTGGGTTTGCCTGTGCCGTACCAGCAATTATGAGCGCCAGGAATATTGAAAACCGGAAAGAACGCCTCCTTACCATACTTGTAACGCCGCTAATGAGTTGCTCAGCGCGCCTACCTGTTTATATTATATTAACCGCTATCGTGATTCCCAAAACCTATGTAGCTGGTTTTATCAGTGTACAAGGTTTAGTAATGATGGGACTTTATTTGATTGGAGTTGTTTTTGCTATGGCTGTATCATGGGTAGCGAAATGGTTTATTAAGATAAAAGAAAAAAGCTTCTTCATTCTGGAACTACCTGTTTACCGGGCACCGCGCTGGAAAAACGCAGTACAAACAATGATCGAAAAGGCAAAGATATTTGTGTTACAGGCCGGTAAGATCATTTTGATCATTAGCCTGGTGCTTTGGTTTTTAAGCTCTTTTGGCCCCTCTGGCCGCATGGAGCAGGCACAGGCACAATACGAACAGCAGTTGGCACAGCCTAATGCAGATACTGCTCTTATAGAAGAACAATACGGTACCGCCAAACTGGAAAATTCTTACGCGGGCATTATGGGTAAAGCCATTGAGCCTGCCATAAGGCCGCTAGGATATGATTGGAAGATTGGCATTGCATTGATTACCTCATTTGCCGCCAGGGAAGTATTTGTAGGCACGATGGCTACCTTATACAGTGTTGAAGACGACGGGGAAGAGAACCTGGCATTACAGGAAAAAATGCAGCGCGCCACCTTCTCCGATGGCTCGAAGGTATTCACCCTGGCTACAGGCGTTTCATTAATGTTATTTTATGTTTTTGCCATGCAGTGTATGAGCACCCTGGCTATTGTAAAAAGGGAAACACGCAGCTGGAAATGGCCCATGATACAACTAGGCTACATGACTTTTTTGGCCTATATAGTAAGCCTGGTTGCCTACCAGCTTTTAAAATAA
- a CDS encoding 4a-hydroxytetrahydrobiopterin dehydratase, with product MWQEEQNKLYRKFEFKNFSEAFAFMTRVALAAEKMDHHPEWKNVYNTVEVWLSTHDAGDIVTEKDHQLSKKIDGLLK from the coding sequence ATGTGGCAGGAAGAACAAAATAAGCTGTACCGGAAGTTTGAATTCAAAAACTTTAGCGAGGCTTTTGCCTTCATGACCCGGGTGGCGCTCGCAGCAGAAAAAATGGATCATCATCCCGAATGGAAAAACGTATATAACACCGTAGAAGTGTGGCTGAGCACGCATGATGCAGGTGATATAGTAACCGAAAAAGACCATCAACTGTCTAAAAAAATTGACGGTCTCCTGAAATAG
- a CDS encoding S9 family peptidase, with the protein MKKFAALLFSIFISTVSFAQSITIEDYNRAVSYFRNNLAKHTIWNISTTPTWLRDNSGFTYYVQDTGGTHRKKYDFKTGTISDAPAEPTNQRPWEGGNRRRNQEAASPDKSMVAFVKDYNLHLKNAKSNSEKQLSKDGVKNYEYASYYGWGELIEGENGERPSHFSVNWSPDSKWLQAYICDLRNGKKMYLLDWSIDSLYKPKLLSYYRGSPGDTDMVYMTPVVFNAATGAAHRLDEFRNVNTVGFEWIAGSSQAIIYERERGYQKINLYLYDPSTQTKDLLYTESSATNIDNFSYRLVNEWNQVIFTSEKDGWKQLYALNLKDKKASRLTQGDYYINDINLINDKSGDIYFTAKGKEATNPYHDFAYKVNIKTRKTILLTPGKENHEVSFSPDGKYLVDNISTMSTPNRAVLRDGATGTILKELSRTQINLPEGKTHPLPEEFTTLGRDGKTTIYAAIWKPSHFDPAKKYPVIDQTYTGPHTYMFPNGFAKALGRGNQALAELGFVVVAIDGLGTAGRSKAFHNVSYKNMGQNLLDHVIAIKAMGKQFSWVDTTRVGIFGHSAGGYDAGHAVLEFSDFYKVAVASSADHDFRMEKDWWPEMYMGWPVDSSYHKVSNITMAGNLKGKLLIVHGGIDENVNPSATFKLAEALVNADKQFDMLILPSQHHGYVGKASDYFQKKLWNYFVEHLKGATPIWDFKLR; encoded by the coding sequence ATGAAGAAATTTGCAGCCCTGCTTTTCAGCATTTTTATTTCTACCGTTTCTTTTGCCCAATCCATTACTATAGAAGATTACAACAGGGCAGTCAGCTATTTTAGAAATAACCTGGCTAAGCATACGATATGGAATATCAGCACTACACCAACCTGGTTAAGAGATAATAGCGGATTCACTTACTATGTTCAGGATACCGGCGGCACCCACCGCAAAAAATACGATTTTAAAACAGGTACTATATCCGATGCTCCCGCTGAACCAACAAACCAGCGCCCATGGGAGGGTGGCAACCGGCGCCGCAACCAGGAGGCTGCCTCGCCCGATAAAAGCATGGTAGCTTTTGTAAAAGATTATAACCTCCACCTTAAAAATGCGAAAAGCAATAGCGAAAAACAGCTAAGCAAAGACGGGGTAAAAAATTATGAATACGCTAGCTATTATGGCTGGGGCGAGCTCATAGAAGGAGAGAACGGCGAAAGGCCTTCCCACTTTTCGGTAAACTGGTCTCCCGATTCGAAATGGCTGCAGGCCTATATATGTGACCTGCGTAATGGCAAAAAAATGTACCTGCTGGACTGGAGTATCGACAGTCTCTATAAGCCCAAATTACTGTCTTATTACCGGGGCTCGCCGGGTGATACCGATATGGTGTATATGACGCCGGTTGTGTTTAATGCGGCAACGGGGGCAGCGCACCGGCTGGATGAGTTCAGGAATGTAAATACGGTCGGGTTTGAATGGATCGCCGGATCTTCCCAGGCTATTATCTATGAAAGAGAGCGCGGCTATCAGAAAATCAACCTTTACTTATATGATCCTTCCACCCAAACAAAAGACCTGCTGTACACCGAAAGTAGTGCAACCAATATCGACAACTTCAGCTACCGGCTGGTAAATGAATGGAACCAGGTTATTTTTACTTCAGAAAAGGACGGCTGGAAGCAGCTATATGCTTTGAACCTGAAGGATAAAAAAGCTAGCAGGTTAACGCAGGGAGATTATTATATCAATGATATCAACCTGATCAACGATAAGAGCGGTGATATCTATTTTACTGCCAAAGGAAAGGAAGCAACCAACCCTTACCATGATTTCGCTTATAAGGTGAATATTAAAACCAGGAAAACCATACTGCTTACCCCCGGGAAAGAAAATCATGAAGTCAGCTTTTCGCCCGATGGCAAATACCTGGTAGATAATATTTCGACCATGTCTACGCCCAATCGTGCAGTACTGCGCGATGGCGCTACCGGCACCATCCTGAAAGAACTGTCACGCACCCAAATAAACCTTCCTGAAGGTAAGACGCATCCGCTACCCGAGGAGTTTACCACGCTGGGGCGGGATGGCAAAACAACTATTTATGCAGCCATCTGGAAACCCTCCCATTTTGATCCTGCTAAAAAATACCCGGTTATTGACCAAACTTATACAGGTCCGCATACTTATATGTTCCCTAACGGCTTTGCCAAAGCCCTCGGCCGGGGTAACCAGGCTTTAGCCGAATTAGGATTTGTTGTTGTAGCTATCGACGGGTTGGGAACAGCCGGGCGGTCTAAAGCCTTTCATAATGTGTCGTATAAAAATATGGGGCAAAACCTGCTGGACCATGTCATTGCGATCAAAGCAATGGGAAAACAGTTTTCCTGGGTAGATACGACCAGGGTTGGCATTTTTGGCCATTCTGCGGGAGGTTATGATGCCGGCCATGCGGTTTTAGAATTTTCCGATTTTTACAAAGTAGCGGTAGCCAGCTCTGCCGATCATGATTTCAGGATGGAGAAAGACTGGTGGCCCGAAATGTATATGGGTTGGCCGGTGGACAGCAGCTATCATAAAGTTTCCAATATTACTATGGCGGGCAACCTGAAAGGAAAACTGCTGATTGTACATGGCGGTATTGATGAAAATGTAAATCCTTCTGCCACTTTCAAGCTGGCTGAGGCGCTGGTAAATGCAGACAAACAGTTTGATATGTTGATCCTGCCCAGTCAACATCACGGCTATGTGGGAAAGGCTTCAGACTATTTCCAGAAAAAACTCTGGAACTATTTTGTTGAACACCTGAAGGGAGCAACGCCTATCTGGGATTTTAAATTGCGATAA
- a CDS encoding IPExxxVDY family protein, translating to MAVLKLELDTQEIIDNFFDDTKLLGIVTTVKDYRFCWNLNNLLGLNFRINHDIEINLKRKKRHYFFSVYEYHEPNSALCHYLYNNLYDGEYLLPEFKNLDFLWLMKNDTVTEEYLNQIKAMLRNIPGVQLVTELTNEKIKNKEYLIF from the coding sequence ATGGCCGTTCTGAAATTAGAACTGGATACCCAGGAAATTATTGATAATTTTTTTGACGATACCAAACTATTGGGTATTGTAACAACAGTGAAAGACTACCGTTTTTGCTGGAACCTTAATAATTTGCTGGGACTAAATTTCAGGATCAACCATGATATTGAAATTAACCTGAAGCGTAAAAAAAGGCATTATTTTTTCAGTGTATATGAATATCATGAGCCAAACAGTGCGCTCTGCCATTACTTGTATAATAATTTATACGACGGAGAGTATCTTTTACCGGAGTTTAAAAACCTCGATTTTCTATGGCTGATGAAAAACGATACCGTTACCGAAGAATATCTTAACCAGATCAAGGCGATGTTGCGGAACATTCCCGGGGTACAATTGGTAACAGAGCTTACTAATGAAAAAATTAAAAACAAGGAGTACCTTATCTTTTAA
- a CDS encoding DUF2480 family protein — protein MEEIIRNKVAESGIITLNLEDFYPREEVVIFDIKDYLFMEMILKEKDFREALKQHDWQQYAGKTVGITCTADAIVPLWAYMLIVTYLQPVVRFVAAGNAEELRKRILLNNINAINTADYQDKRVVIKGCGDMGIGEEAYADITRVLLPVVKSLMYGEPCSTVPVFKRR, from the coding sequence ATGGAAGAAATTATAAGGAACAAAGTAGCTGAAAGCGGAATTATTACACTGAATCTCGAGGATTTTTACCCACGGGAGGAGGTAGTCATTTTTGATATTAAAGATTATTTATTTATGGAAATGATCTTAAAGGAAAAAGACTTCCGCGAAGCATTGAAGCAGCACGATTGGCAGCAATATGCCGGTAAAACGGTGGGCATTACCTGCACCGCCGATGCTATTGTTCCCCTTTGGGCTTATATGCTCATTGTAACCTACCTGCAGCCGGTAGTACGTTTTGTAGCAGCCGGTAATGCTGAAGAGCTTAGGAAGAGGATATTACTGAACAATATCAACGCAATTAATACAGCTGACTACCAGGATAAACGGGTAGTTATTAAAGGCTGTGGAGATATGGGTATTGGAGAAGAAGCCTATGCGGACATTACCCGCGTTCTTTTACCTGTTGTAAAAAGTCTGATGTATGGAGAACCCTGCAGCACGGTTCCAGTATTTAAAAGGAGGTAG
- a CDS encoding M43 family zinc metalloprotease: MWGRIMRTRAQFQNLNVLRGPAYEIPVVVHAIAPSNSPTGWVKPTDQQTIDAIDRLSADLRQPVTVVWDANLPLENPGFQNMPAHRMEGMMIIASQMVSSTSTTLTHELEHAFGLYHTFEGGDQTNCPPMTDGTNCTTIGDKVCDTDPVKNLLHGGPALYSTLILIPATITTLQWYTREYYGL, translated from the coding sequence ATGTGGGGCCGGATCATGAGGACCCGTGCGCAGTTTCAAAACCTGAATGTGTTACGGGGACCAGCTTATGAAATACCGGTTGTAGTGCATGCAATTGCTCCATCCAACAGCCCGACAGGTTGGGTAAAACCTACCGATCAGCAGACCATAGATGCCATCGATCGCCTGAGTGCCGATTTGCGGCAACCAGTAACCGTAGTGTGGGATGCTAATTTACCCTTAGAGAATCCCGGCTTTCAAAATATGCCTGCACACCGGATGGAGGGAATGATGATCATTGCTTCTCAGATGGTATCTTCTACCTCCACAACTCTTACACATGAGCTGGAACATGCTTTTGGGCTTTATCACACTTTTGAAGGTGGTGATCAAACCAATTGCCCGCCTATGACAGATGGGACGAACTGCACAACAATTGGCGATAAGGTTTGCGATACCGATCCGGTAAAGAACCTCTTGCATGGAGGGCCTGCCCTATACTCAACACTGATCCTAATCCCTGCTACAATAACAACCCTACAATGGTATACCAGAGAATATTATGGGTTATAG
- the corA gene encoding magnesium/cobalt transporter CorA, with the protein MKMRPEKYLRYLFLPNLLELFGTERTKEILTVNPTIIPIREEAATVIINAYVYNKAEVKEYKNISIEEALSLKCNDHIIWINIDGLRKDDVDQLGDQYGIHPLLREDILSINQRPKVDEIDEILFSLMNILYYNEEKNAIGQEQISLVLGKNFVITFQDDPSRDLFNALRERLKLTTSKTRGKEADYLYYTLIDTIVDHYFIVMDKLRDRIEDVEEEIVRGTNKRSLALINVLRKELIVLKRSIYPVRDVLSGLIKSDSELLTEFNERFYKDVYDHVVQAIDLVENYRDMIMGMQDLYISNVNLKMNEVMKVMAIVTCVLAPATVIGGIFGMNFQVIPLSGQHWGFWIAVGAMLIIPAWMLILFRKRGWF; encoded by the coding sequence ATGAAGATGCGTCCTGAAAAATATTTACGCTACCTGTTTTTGCCTAACCTGTTGGAACTCTTCGGTACAGAGCGTACTAAAGAGATTCTCACAGTAAACCCTACCATTATTCCTATAAGGGAGGAGGCTGCTACCGTGATCATTAATGCCTATGTTTATAATAAAGCCGAAGTAAAAGAATATAAAAATATTTCAATAGAAGAGGCGCTATCCCTGAAATGCAACGACCATATTATCTGGATCAATATAGACGGGTTGCGAAAAGACGATGTTGACCAACTGGGAGATCAATACGGTATACATCCTTTATTACGGGAAGATATTCTCAGTATTAACCAGCGGCCCAAGGTCGATGAAATCGATGAGATCCTTTTCTCGCTTATGAATATTCTTTATTATAATGAAGAAAAAAACGCTATCGGGCAGGAGCAGATCAGTCTCGTATTGGGTAAAAACTTTGTTATTACTTTCCAGGATGATCCCTCAAGGGATTTGTTTAATGCATTGAGAGAACGGCTAAAGCTTACTACCAGCAAAACAAGAGGTAAAGAAGCCGACTATCTTTATTATACACTTATAGACACAATAGTAGACCATTATTTTATAGTAATGGATAAATTACGCGATCGTATTGAAGACGTAGAAGAGGAGATCGTTCGCGGCACCAATAAAAGATCCCTGGCATTGATAAATGTACTGCGTAAAGAACTGATCGTTTTAAAACGCAGTATTTACCCGGTACGTGATGTGCTTAGTGGTCTTATTAAAAGTGACAGCGAACTGCTTACCGAGTTTAATGAACGTTTTTATAAGGATGTATACGACCACGTGGTACAGGCCATCGACCTCGTAGAGAACTATCGCGATATGATCATGGGCATGCAGGATCTTTATATCAGCAATGTCAACCTCAAAATGAATGAAGTCATGAAGGTAATGGCCATTGTAACCTGTGTGCTGGCCCCGGCTACGGTTATTGGCGGTATTTTCGGCATGAACTTCCAGGTTATTCCTTTAAGCGGTCAACATTGGGGATTCTGGATTGCAGTGGGAGCCATGTTGATCATCCCGGCCTGGATGTTGATCTTATTTAGAAAAAGAGGTTGGTTTTAA